In the Colius striatus isolate bColStr4 chromosome 3, bColStr4.1.hap1, whole genome shotgun sequence genome, ttaagttCAAGTCCTTCAGTAATCTCACATTTACAAAGCCTactgctaaaccatgtccctcagcacatcctatcttttaaatatatccagGGAGTTAAGTCAACCTTCAGGGTAATTCTTATATCTCCAAACTAACAAATACATAATTAACATAATTTTTGCTCCTAAGATTTTGTCTTAAGTGGATTTTTATGAAGTGTAAGAGGAAGGGTTAAGAATAAGAAGACTGATATCTTAAACACTATTTGAGAGGCAGCAATAGGCTAAATCCCCAGAGTAATCCTAGAAGAGCTGCCATGTTCCAAGAGCTTCTCCAGAATGCCTGAAGATTGCATGCCTCTGAGCTGAAGTCACCTCGCAATCACTAAAATAAAGCTCATTCCCTGCACAGCTAATAATGCGTGCTTTATACGTTaacaaatgtatttatagaaaaaattttagtgttttaattcatttttatcaGTAAATAAGATACATTCAAAGTGAGTGCTATATATATCTCATTTGCAGTCATGTGCCTTTCCCATCAGGTTTGAAAGGAACATTCGgcctttttaatataaatttgaAACAATGTATTTAAAGTATGGTATCTAAAACACAATTTTTGCTTGTAAATCCCTACTTGCTTGCATATTAACAAGTAAATTAACAAATAAACCAGTTTATTTAATATATTCCGAATTCAAGAGGATAGATTCttccagcagtgtgcccaggtggccaagaaggccaatggcatcctggcctgtatcaggaacagtgttgtcaacAGGAGAGAGATGATCATTCCCCTGGACTTGGCTTTGATGTGGCCACACCTCgaacactgtgtccagttttgggtctttctctacaagaaggacattgaggtgctggagaggatccagagatgggctGCCAAGCttggaaaggatttggagcacatttcagatgaggaacagctgaggggtCTGAGGCTGCttagcctgcagaaaagaaggcttaggggagaccttctcactctcaacaactacctgaaaggatgtTGTAGCGAGggggaggtcagtctcttctccctagtaacaagcaacagaataagagaaaatggcctcacgTTGCACCTGGGAGTCTCAGGCTGGatacaaggaggaatttcttgaCTGAAGGGGTTggcaggcattggaatgggctgcctagTGAGGTGGTAgattcaccatccctggaggtgtttaagagacagatggatgttgcacttagcaAAATGGCTCactggttgatagggctgggacaaaggctggactcaatgatcttaaaagtctcttccagatgaaatgattctatgattctattatttaaTTACCAGAGATCAAACTTTGTCCTATATTTCCTCCAAAAACATGTGAATGAGTGATAACAATAGAAATAGTGAGTTCCAATGTAATACCAGAAATTTATAGCAGAGGTCACACATTTAGTACAGCATTTAAAGCTGGTTTAGTGCAAACATATTTGACGCACAAATGCAGCGATACACAGTTCTGATGCAATTTCCTGAGACAAGTAATATTTTCATGTGATCTGCCAAGAAATAGTCAGGTATattttttgagaaatattttcaatgtaAGTATATGTTATGAAAAGCACTTTAGAGTTGCTGACTTGTTGCAGTAAATTAATAAGATACTGAAAACCTTTTCAGTATTAAATAGCTTCTAGTGATAGAATATCTTTATTGGCAAAAGGAACTGTAGTATACATACTAAACCACAGCAAGATGATTTGGTGATAAAAGAAGTGAGactttgtttctgaagaaaaatagaattaaagtaaaatttaatttaGTATGAACAAGTATAGGAATAATATTTATCAGCAAAGAAATCTAAATATATCTAAATAAAACAGAGGAAATAGTTAATCTCAGTGTTTTTAGTAAGCCATGAAAAGGCAAATGAGTTATAAAATCGAcagtaaatgtttttaattcaatCTTTCGTATTTCATTAGTAAGCAATTCTTTTAAACAAGaattttatgttttcagttCAATACATGATCTGTTGCACTACTTCAGGCAGTATCTAGGCtgtagtagtaataataataatagtaatatcAGTGCTGATAAGCTTAGGAGtgaaaacagacattttaatTTATGAGACAACATGGATTTTATTAATACCATATGCATTTTCATAGAGGTAAGGATACTATTTGATCAGTGTTCCTTAATGCCTTGCCAACTATGCATTTGTCTTATGCACAAATTTATGTAAAATTACCTTTTATTGTGTATATTGCAGAAACACCACTGGACTGTGAGGTTTCACAATGGTCTTCCTGGGGTCTCTGCAGAggtgtctgcagagaaacagGGACCAAGATAAGAACCCGTTTTGTACTTCTTCATCCCGCCAATAATGGATTGCCTTGTCCAAATCTGGATGAAGAAACAGGATGTGAACCAGAGAATTGTATCTGAAATAAAGAAAGACAATAATTCAGataatttaaaagcagaataagTTTAACTACATGTCAGTCAATGTTCCTTATAATTTTGATATGCTGTACTGTTTTGCTGAAAAGCTGTATCAGACTGATTTTCAAAGTTATTGTTTAACATCAGGCTTTTTGGGAGTTAAATTCCTAAGGTTTAGCATGACTACACTACTTGATCATTTACAGACCAAAAGGCCccaaataaataatttccatAAATCTACTCTAAGTTCTTGAGTACCCTCTAGTGGcagaaaagaagacatttgGAAAGATTCAATCACAAAACCTAAAGTAATAACATTCTTAAATATTGTAATTTGTTATCTACAGCTATTTATACCTAGGagttacttttttccccctctatgTTATATAATTTATTGGTATCTTTGTTATCTTTCTAGACATGTTTAACATGCATTTCTTTAGAAATTACTTCCATAAATCAGAGTGACCAGATGTTTGCAGTGTGGTTAAGACAATAGTATAACAGTACGTTTGTCTTGAGATTTATGAGGACGTGAaagtaactttttctttttttcacaacaAATGAGAAGAATATCCGCATGAGGACATTCAGACAACTAGAAAACAATCAGAAGTGTGGATAGTGGTAGAAAACCTCTGAATTTAATTAGAAGTATTAGCTGACATTCTAAAAACTGACTGATTTTTGGTGTGTGTCCCTCATGAGACAACAAAATTAACATTGTCAACCATAACATAGCATTGTCTTTATATATGCAGTAAACGTGTCTGTGGATCTTTAAATCTGTTTCCTGTTCTTTGTGCCATCCTGACCTTTTTACAGAGAAATCTTAGCAATGGTTTAACATTACCTATAATTGAGGTATACAAGGATATAACAAAACACAATATGAAAAAACAGTTCCTGAATGCAATTTCTAATACTCAAATACCTGTTACAAAATGAATGTAACATATGGCTTATAAAGAGTTGTGACTATGAACTAGGAAAAGAATTTTGGAATAACATTGTTCAATAGAATATGTTTACAGTCAGCTCACAAAACTTTTGCAACAGACTCCAATTTTACAAATAGACAGAACAGATATTGAATAGGAGAGTTGACCTGAGTAGATTTTCTGGAATGTGTCAAATATCAGAAAATTTATTATGTACTTAAAAGAGCACAATGTATTCTCTGTAGGGctgaaacatttaaaaggttcattttttttcttcttttagcttttttttttttccagcagataAATCTTGCAAAGCCCCAGAGAAATTTGAAACTTCATCAGAGAAGACTAAGTTGGTCCTGCAAATGCTGATAAACACATAGTTGTTGGAGTACAGGAATTCCTACACCTTTCATTCTTCACACACCTACTCTTGCCTGCTtctcaaaataatttcatttactCTATTATACCTGTTCTATTCACGTTCCCTTATTTCCATTCGATAATGGAAATGGTGTTAGTATACTATCATTTTTATATTTAGTgtttataaaatcatagaatcatagaatggtaggggttggaagggaccttgagagatcatctagtccaactctcctgcagaagtaggtccacatagatcaggtcacataggagcatgtccaggcaggtcttgaagacctccaaggaaggagactccacactctccctgggcagcctgtgccaaggctccctcacctcaacagtgaaatagttttttcttatgtttaagtggaactttttgtgttccagtttcattccattaccccttgtcctgtagctagctacaacaacaacaaaaaaaaaaagtgatgtcccaacctcctgacacccactatttagatatttgtaaatgttaataagatctcccttcagtctcctcttctccagacccagttcccgcagcttttcctcatatgaaagatgttccagtccctgactaatttctctgccttttcttttttttcttctttttaaattattttttgtttcttatctGTTACATATATGtactttttatttatgtatttatttacatttagtCACAAAGCTATCACCACCTCAGAAAACATAAGCACGTACtgaaatttatatttaaatattctctGAGGATAGGAGTTAACTTCAAATTGATTGATCAACAAGTAAACTAAACTCAATAAAGGTCTTGGGAAGAAATAAGATGAAAGTCTAAACTATGAGTAAGGAAAACCTACAAACCACGAGGTATACTTGGAAGAACCTTCCTGAAAGTTCTCTAAACACTAGaacttttcttcttcaagtATCCTGAACAACTCAGTCCAGTGGAAGAGTATTATCTGCATCTGTAATTGTATATATGGCCTAAATCTAGGATTAGAGTCCTACAAGAGCATTCCCAGTGTTTACTCAAAATCCTGCAGCCATAAGTTCCCCAAGGGCcactggaggaggagggatgagaggaggaggtggagtagaaaaggaagtgaaaatCTAGAAGGCCAACACACTTCAGGAAACTCCAGTCAGTGACAAATAACTTTGCTATTTTAGAATACTTATATACACGAATATTCACTGCTGGTTCCTTCAAGCAGAAGTTTCCTATCCAGTCAGTTACTTGGATATGGTTTCTTCTAGATGAGCAGTGACTTCAGTAGACTTTGGTAAAGATGGCATTCTTTAAGGTTGCCCTTTTTGCTCTATAATATTTGACCAGTGTTCCAGACATTCACTTTGCAAACACCAGGGATGGAAACAGTTCTTGGCAAAAATGAGGATACAGTGGGTACTAGTGAAGAACATTCTAATGATGGGACATGTTTCTTGTAACTTATCTTTGTCAAACTGATGAGTGAAGTATATGATCTCTCTGTGGATGTGGCTAGGCCTTTGTAGCTTTCACTCTCAGCATAGTCTTGgatttgtcttaaaaaaattgagacagcaaaaaaaccacagagaagctcttccttccttttcccttaCACCCAGTATTACAGATGGCTGACAGCCAAAATGCTGTGAAACTAAATGCCCTGAGATTTAGGGAAGGAAATGGGTAAATTAATTTCTGGGttaaaataatctcataaaacACTTTTGGGGGGAAATTTGAAATGGATTtgtaaagataatttttttagcAAGAACATTTTGTAGGAAGAATCAGCTTTGATGCCTCGGCAGATATTCTTGCAGAAAGAAAGACAAGGTTGAGGGTAAAGGAACGTAGCAGCAAAAAAGTCACCACAAACTTGCACTGTGGTCCTACAAAAATCATGAACACCAAATTAAATTCCTGTAATGGAATTGGGTAATTTATTACTGAAATCAACTTCTTCAGTAACTTAAGGAATTTAAGGATGGCTggttcttcctttctcctggtAGCTAGGAATTCCAGCTGTATCTCTATTTATGCTTTTCTATGGACTGTGGCTTCTCTGCAAACATCCAATAGAGTACCTTGGTGATTAATGACTAGGAAAAAGAGCAGGGTAGTTTTGTAGATAAGTCAGGATACAGGAAAGATTGATGTGATCTATGAACTGAACTGAAAAGCTAAGTAAACATGCCTTTCCACAACTGAGTTGAAACTGTGTCAGAGGGCCAAATCTATACTATACTATACAATCTATATATATAGTTGTATAAATAAACCAACTCTAACTAACCAAATCTTGTCCACCAGGCCTGCTATGAAGTGTTGCATGCAGCTGTCAAAATGGCACAAGGTCTGCTGCTAAAGATTATTTCAGGGAGGGGAAGTCTTGGATTAACTGAGAAATAGTTGTAAGATCCTAGCCACACTAAGTTAAGCATGGTTACAGAAACATGTTAACCAAACTTCTgaaagaggagggaaaacaTATGCTAGCCTTTCTAATCACTGAATAAGCACTATCCCCAGCAGAACATAGCTGAAGGGTGAACAGAGGTCTGGGAGTACCTGATGATATTGAAGGTAAAAAAGTCAATTTCGTTATATTCCCAGTCCCAGGCAATTGAAGTACATTGGGAATATCTGTTCTGTCATGGATGATCCAACATAATAAGGTGAATCAAACTATTCTATGGCAATATTTAGTGGtctcagaaaataaatctaGCACTTGAAACAGCAATTCTGAATCCTGTTGAACGGGTTATAGTATGTAGAAGTTGTATCCACGATAATTTACAGATACTGTGAATGCCTGAGACAAAATATTCCTCAATATGCTGCATACATATAATATACCTGATCACCTGGAGGCTGATTTATTTTTGGTTGTTTGAAGACCAGCAGCCCTACTATGTTAACATAAAGTACAGAAATAATGTGTCTGTTCCAACTGGTCTGGGCAGACTGAAGAATAAAGTGGCATTCCCTTGTATATCTTATGTTCTACCATTGGAACACAGAATTTTGGAAACCTCAAGTTGTCaatgaaaagctgaaaggaTGATTACTTAAGTCGCTCATGACCTGCAAACACTTTTACTTCTTGCAGGTATGTCATGGCATGAGACTTTATGCAGGTGTATGTCAATCAAGATCTCTCTATGGCAGAGGAGTAGAGACCAATTACATGATGAGATTCTATAGAATCTAAATTGAGTTCTGATGGGTAGATGCTAAAGTAGTAACTGAATCCTAATATCATCCTTGAGACTTCTAAGGATTCAATGGCCATGAAATGCAATTTGTATCCCTCTGTCCTTAACCATATAGAGTAATAATTAAGGGGTCAAGTCCCCTTGTCTCACAATCTATCAGTATAGGGATGTTAAATTTGTCTGGAGGTGAACTAACACTTGTATGAGAACTTCTGTGAAGATATTTCATTCTGTGAAATGGACTGAACCAATGATGGCTCTAAGCCTGTCCCATTGCTagacaaagacatttttttctccagacaaCTTAATAAAGAACAGGTGCAGTGAAAGGTGATAAACGTGAAACAGTCCTCCTTTTACAGATGTGAAATAATACAGTAAGAAATTTTAGGTATTTAGATTCCAGATAGTGAAGAGCAGTTGCTGTCCACCCTTCCTCCTTGCCACTAGGAAAATGCATGTTCTTGTGCTACCAGTTTTACTGATAGATGCCTTAGCAGAATGCATCTCCTGCAAAGCAGGTTCTCAGAAGAGCTGCCCAGAAAGGGATAAGAAGATCAACACAGTTCTATTTAGGTGTAACCAAATAGCAGTAAATGCAAATGCAGTAAATGCAAATTTTATGAGGTAATAGAACAAAAAATTCAGGGGAGGTCTTGGACAATATAAGGAAAGAGCTTGTCATGATCCTTGGTGTGTGCATAGTGTTGAGGATGTAACTTAGGCAGCTGAGCATTTGACAGTTATATATaaacaaaacagtaaataaaatcCAACTTCCACTTTTTCAAGCAAGATAAATGCTAGTAAAATTCCAACAAGCAAATGATGTTTTCCCTGTCTATGGCACTGTGTACTACATATATAGCATGTGTAAGTGCAGTAGAGGTAGTTTAAAATCCTATAACCTTAAGTCAAAATGCCAGAACTCTGAAGTGAACTGAGAGGTTCATCAAAGACACATTCAAGGCTACCAATGAACAATTTCATCTACAATTGCCAGGTGCTGCTGAGAAATGTGGCAGAGTCAGTTTGGAATGTCTGGAAAAGTTGGTGCTTAAACCATAGAGCTTTTAACAGCAGTGTAGCAAGATTCTGAATATCCTCTCACATTGAGGCAAAACTTTCACATACAGAAATTTCAATTTATAGGGCAAGGAACATGAGTGGTAAATGACTTGATCATCAGACATATAGATTGACCTCTATTAGTacaaagagtaaaaataaaagcttcaatCATTTGACTTACACTGTAAGACTCTTTGGATTATTTATTAGGCAGTATCTAAGAAAAAGtcactcttatttttaaaaaatattattagaaaGTGTTAATTATGTTGGTGTTTTTTATTCCTGCAATATCATGTTCATTAGTGTTTcagattcttttatttttcaagttctTTTAGGTAGTCCATATGGCTTTTGTACAGATGTATAGATATGTCCAAAGATTTAGGTTGGAAATTACAAGACTTATCAATAAGAGAAATGAAGCTCTGGAATAGTCACTCAGAAGAAATAGCAAATGCAAGTTAACAAGTTAATTTAAGTTGAAAATTAAGCAGTTTATGGAAAGTGATACCTAATACCATTGCTTACAGTCATCTAAGGAACTGATCTCAAGTACCTGGGAGGTCCTCAGCAGTTTCACATTCTTCTACgtgtataaaataaaaattaatctagatgctgggaaagaagaaagactttACAAGTTATCTTTTTCATGTTATCTCGTTCTGCAGAACATGCTGTAGTTATTTATAAATGTGTAACCACCAGCTGCCTTTTctcacaggtttttttctttctgaaaaatacaCTGATAAGCAGCAAACAAGAAACGACCACAAGACTACATACATTTGTAAATAGTTATCTTCAAAAGCAGTACAACTGGGATCCATAAAAACCATGAAAAGCCAACTAATAGGATTTTTTATGaacttttgtatttctttttcacttgctttgtattttcaggttggagaaagagaagagaaatgtaTAATTGAAGATATTCCCAGCGACACACTGGTAATTGGTAGGTACTTGTTAATGCTATATGATAATCTAACCTATGCAATAATAGAGGTAGCTTGGCTATGTAACAGGAAAATCTGTCGTTGATGAATATGGTAAAATCATGGTGATAAGAAAGAGGGCACACTGAAAATAATTCTCAGTGTCCTCACACATTGTGTATATCCATAACACAAAGAAGTGCAGGTTTACAGAGAGCTTGACTGAGAAGTCAAAGAATGCCTTCTAATTCTACAGCAGGGGAATTGCTACTTCTGTGTGTGCTTCCACACACGCTGACCAATTTACTCATTCATACCAGAATTTCTGTAACATGTTTTTGCTTATATAAATTGGAGAATTACTTTTTTCATCAACACTGATCTGGAAAGAAGTAATTAAAGATGTGCTAGAGTTCCATTTCACCTGAGACATCACAAGCACATTAGATTTGTCTACAAGACTGTAAATAAAGATTGAAAAGggataacaaaaaagaaaaatcaccttTTTTATAGATAATATGATAAATATGAAAGACAATTCTAGAAATATAATTTGAACAGAGCACACATGCTTTTGGAGGTTGCAGTATGCCTTCTGTAGGGAGTAATTAGAAGTAATCAGAAAGTGTTGTTTGTTAATCAACTATTTTTGCAGTATTCTAGAACATTTTCTAGTGTAGTAAACATTTACTGCATTTTACACAGATATAAAGTGCCCGCTGAGCAATTTTAATCATAAGCACATCAAAGGCATGCACTGTCTTATTATAAAtaatttatctttatttttctgaaaaagccATAAAGATGTTTAATATTAAGCTATGTTTTATTTAACAGATTTTAATCTATGTTTTTACTCAGGGAATTACAAAGTACAACGCTGGGATATACATAAACAAGAATTTCTTGAATCTGCTCCTGGTTTGGGAATGTTTGTGACTGTCACAACTCCTTCTGATGAGGTAAATAcgctttaaaaatgtttctgtaggATTTATGTGGTGACTTTTGGCACTGGCAGACAGTATTATCTAATAATAGACACTTTTGGGAAAAAGTAAATCTACAATCTACTAGCTAGTTTAGTATTTTGATACTGAAAGATGTAAGCATTGTGAGTTCTGTCATAATAAATAGCAAGGACAATGTTTGATAATGATATGCAGGAACAATTTTTCCATTGCTACTAGATTTTGGAAACTGTCATTAGGAACAGTAAGTGCCAACTAATAAAATGGgttagatttttaaaacatgactATTGAGTAATGAAGTAAAACTGTAGAGAATGTAATTGAGCAGCAGAAAGAAACCTGATGGTAAACTAAACTGAAAAAGTCAAGTTTACCATGAGCCTGCATGTAACCATCACACTTAGCAATTGCATGGATTGCCATGAGATCTTGAGCCTTTCCAGAAATGAactatttatttctgttcctaGACAAGGTCTTAGTTTTCAAAATTTATATGGCTTTTTGTGCATAGCAGAAATCTATAACATTTCAATTGTCACTCTGAgctaaaattgtttctttttctccaaatcTATTTTGAAATTCAAGTGAATTTCATGATGTCAGGAGGTTAATTGATTCCTTATTACATCCAGTTCACAGTACTGATTTTGATTGGTTTATTGAGACTTAGAATGTACATACTTAACATATACAATATCTAAATTACAGGTACTACTGTCAAAACTGTATGGGCCACaaggaacattttcttttacatcCTATATATCTGGGGAGCATGCTATCTGCTTAGAGTCTAACTCCACAAGATTTGTGGCATTTGCAGGAAGTAAACTGGTAGGTGTATTTCTTAAATATTCACTATTGCAATATTATCAATTGTTTACAAACTGCAGAAATTACAAACTAGAAGTTGGTTTAATTTCTAGCAGAAAATTCAACATTCCTAGTGATTAAAGAAGACAAACCTACAATTACGAAGATGAAGAGATAAAAAGACTCTGAGATTAAAGATTGATCTGAagtttatagaatcatagaatggtaggggttggaagggacctttagagatcatctagtccaaaccccctgcagaagcaggtccacctagatcaggttgcacaggaatgtgtccacatgagacctgcaaggaaggagcctccacacactccctgggcagcctgtgccagggctccctcacctcaagagtgaaatagttttttcttatgtttaaatggaactttttgtgttccagcttcatcccactaccccttgtcctgctgctagataccatagaaaaaagtgctgccccaacctcctgacacccaccagtggtACAGAAGTTGGTACAGTGCTTTCATTATTGAAGATTCTGATCAACAATAACAGCTACTTGATTAAAAAAGATAGGTATCTATGATTGACTAACACAAACACTTGTAGTAAAGATATTCCATGTCTTTACTAAGTTAGATTGAATGCCTGTAGAAAatttaacttttaatttttgGAAGACATCCAAATTATGAATATATTAGCATATTCAATATTGtctactacaaaaaaaaattggccttaattcagattttgaaaaaaatcaaccaaattcATTAGAGGAGATGTCACAGCTCTAATCTATTTCAGCAAACAATGCCATaaacagttttgaaaatatttgaaaatgtataTCTGAAAAGATATTTAGCTAGATGAGAATTATTTTCTAGAggtgttttttatttcagttgagTGAAGAAGAGTTAAATAACCAGTTGGATATAAACATCTCCTAACACATTTACATATGTTAAGTGATGTAGGGCAAGTTTAATCCTAGAAGTATGCTTTGGGAGCACGGAGATGACACAGAACCACAACGAGTTAACAGCACTGAAAAGGGAATAACTAGATATTTCTTCTGGACTGATTTATGAAAATGAATGGAACTTTAATCAAGTACATTGCAAAAGCATTCAGGTTCTAATAATAAAATTTGTGGAGCTCATCAATTAGATAGAGCACAGGGTATAAAGAGTTGGTTAGTCATAGTTAAGTAGACACCACAACTGCAATTTTGAGTATAAATCAGGAGATTTTTACTTGGTGTAGATGGAACCATATTAGTATTTTACATGATTCATGTACCATGTACATGTCATTCTGTTTAAAAACTGTGAAGTGATGCAGGGAAGAACATTAATAGCATATGTATTAAATAGGGTAGGTTTTTttagcagaaattaatttaactcAGCAATTAAAAGGGAACACATTGATTTTCCTAATCATACCTGTAGGAATAAAgactaaaaaaggaaaaatattatttagctAAGATAATTCTTTAACTGGTCATCTGTAATAACCAGATGCTGTGGTGGTGATGTGAACTGCTTCAAACCAGAGTTACATAAATTAATGGACAAATGCTTCCATAAATTTGAGAGATGGATTTCCAGATACTGGATTAAATAATTCTAAAATAGCTGAAAGAAGATGTGTTACACATTAAACTTCTATTACGGTCATTCCAAGATCTAGGATTTCCCCAGATCATTTGGctaaaactttttattttctcttagtTACAAACAGGATTCTAGAAGAAATCCTATTAGTTTTAGGAAAATCTTTCACTTATGCTAAAATAAGTTGCACAACATTGcaagtttcatttttctgttttctttctatggCTCTGTTGTTTGGCAGGTTTGGGACATTTTTGCTATAACAGAGCAATTTGGAAAGGTATTTCATACTGGGTAAATGGTgtgtggagaaagaaaaaaggtatttaTGGATAATTCTGCTTTAATACCTATGACAAAATGCAAATACTGATTCAGCTGATCTCTTTCCAGTCTTATATTTTTAACAGTTAGTGGAGGAAATGTAGAAAAGCATCTATAAAAAGCTTCCTGCATTACTACTGAAAAATGAGATTTCCACAATATTAGGATCATATGTGAAATACAATGAGCAGACTTAATTGTGCTCATTTTTTAAACTAGTTTGgacaaaaaacagaaaaaagaaaaagtaatggtAGTTGAATCAATGCTATCATAAAATAATGCTCTAACACCAGTGAAGGTTGTACATTTGtataatttgtttaaaaataaaattaagaaacaCTTTAGATATCACATCTGATTCCTATTTTAGGAAGGATTTTTGTAAACAATT is a window encoding:
- the LOC104551281 gene encoding LOW QUALITY PROTEIN: transmembrane emp24 domain-containing protein 11 (The sequence of the model RefSeq protein was modified relative to this genomic sequence to represent the inferred CDS: inserted 1 base in 1 codon; substituted 1 base at 1 genomic stop codon), yielding MLSRSAEHAVVIYKCVTTSCLFSQVFFFLKNTLISSKQETTTXTTYICKXLSSKAVQLGSIKTMKSQLIGFFMNFCISFSLALYFQVGEREEKCIIEDIPSDTLVIGNYKVQRWDIHKQEFLESAPGLGMFVTVTTPSDEVLLSKLYGPQGTFSFTSYISGEHAICLESNSTRFVAFAGSKLRIHLDIRVGEHFLDESVAQAKDQMSEVYFNLEHLMEQIRHISKEQNYEREREEKFRKTSEETNSNILWWAVVQTLILISVGIWQIKSLRDFFISKKLV